A single window of Chloracidobacterium sp. DNA harbors:
- a CDS encoding LD-carboxypeptidase, with amino-acid sequence MNRREMLKGAAAIPLLAQAMVAGTAARPKMIKPKRLKPGDTVGIIAPASGVAPETWDRAVKNIESLGFKAKVGKNARGRLSFLSATDKERLEDLHWAFSDAEVSAVWCVRGGGGAPRLLPDIDYALIRKNPKIFIGFSDITALHVAIHQKTGLVTFHGPVASSEYSDYTRKHVISVLCEPSATHLAQVSEFNAAKESAYFRTETLRKGKCRGRLTGGNLALLTSIAGTPYALGDLKGKLLFIEDVNEPPYRVDRMLTQLRQSCDLSTVAGIALGIFDEGGATPAKTSQPLMDVFRDRLGDLGVPLVYGLSFGHIRDNLVLPYGIEAELDADNATITYLEPAVI; translated from the coding sequence ATGAACCGACGAGAAATGTTAAAAGGTGCGGCCGCGATCCCTCTGCTGGCTCAAGCAATGGTCGCCGGGACGGCCGCCAGGCCCAAGATGATCAAACCAAAACGCCTTAAGCCCGGCGACACCGTCGGGATCATCGCACCGGCCAGCGGCGTCGCACCGGAAACGTGGGACCGTGCCGTCAAGAATATTGAAAGTCTCGGCTTTAAGGCAAAGGTCGGCAAGAACGCCCGCGGCCGCCTGAGCTTTCTGTCAGCGACAGACAAGGAGAGGCTCGAGGACCTGCATTGGGCGTTTTCTGACGCTGAGGTGAGCGCCGTCTGGTGCGTACGCGGTGGCGGTGGTGCTCCGCGGCTGTTGCCGGATATCGATTACGCACTGATCCGGAAAAATCCAAAGATATTCATAGGGTTTTCTGACATAACGGCATTGCACGTCGCGATCCACCAAAAAACCGGCCTTGTTACATTTCACGGCCCGGTCGCGTCTTCGGAATATTCTGATTACACGCGTAAGCACGTTATAAGTGTCCTGTGCGAACCGTCGGCGACGCACCTCGCCCAAGTGTCGGAGTTTAACGCGGCTAAGGAATCCGCGTATTTTCGTACTGAGACGCTCCGTAAGGGCAAATGCCGCGGCCGTCTGACGGGCGGCAATCTCGCGTTGCTGACCTCCATCGCCGGCACGCCCTACGCTCTCGGTGATCTCAAGGGCAAACTGCTCTTTATCGAGGACGTCAACGAACCGCCGTACCGCGTCGACCGTATGCTCACGCAATTACGGCAGAGTTGTGACCTGAGTACTGTTGCCGGTATTGCTCTCGGTATCTTTGATGAGGGCGGAGCAACGCCGGCAAAAACGTCGCAGCCGTTGATGGATGTTTTCCGCGATCGACTGGGAGATCTCGGTGTGCCGTTGGTTTATGGCCTTTCCTTTGGGCACATTCGCGACAATTTAGTCTTGCCGTATGGTATCGAGGCCGAGCTCGACGCCGACAATGCCACGATCACCTACCTCGAACCGGCAGTTATTTAA
- a CDS encoding CapA family protein, translating into MKRSTLRLGIFGLLILASASSWGCGGASTNTVPANTKPVVETKPSKATFLAVGDIMLSRGVARLIDREGELAPFNSLAGVFRSTDFNFGNLETPVSGNDSRIGKGLVFNTRKKDVEGLVQFNFKIVGLANNHALDQGVAGLRHTMAFLPGKGIEYVGVGESPEEAWKGKIVTANGVKIGFIAASYSSYNDGGTGRNPFVARIEDVELMRNSIASLRNEGCQFVVVAMHAGIEYTRRPHQPQIDFGHAAIDNGADMVIGAHPHWIQTIENYRGKYIFYSLGNFIFDQRKPDTMEGLMLKISVAHDGGVNVEKTARLEQVELLPVIVERFGAPRSTTAAESAAIVRKIGVTDPILLPK; encoded by the coding sequence ATGAAACGATCGACTTTGCGTTTGGGAATATTTGGGCTGCTGATCCTGGCGTCCGCGTCATCTTGGGGGTGCGGCGGCGCATCGACGAATACCGTGCCGGCAAACACCAAACCGGTCGTCGAAACCAAACCGTCGAAAGCGACATTTTTGGCGGTCGGCGACATTATGCTCTCACGCGGTGTCGCCCGCCTCATCGACCGCGAAGGCGAACTTGCTCCATTCAATTCGCTCGCAGGCGTCTTCCGCTCGACGGATTTCAATTTTGGCAATCTGGAAACTCCTGTATCGGGCAATGACAGCCGCATCGGTAAAGGCCTGGTTTTCAACACGCGCAAAAAGGACGTTGAGGGTCTCGTCCAATTCAATTTTAAGATCGTCGGACTTGCCAATAACCACGCTCTCGATCAGGGCGTCGCGGGTCTGCGGCACACGATGGCATTTCTGCCCGGCAAGGGCATCGAATATGTCGGCGTCGGCGAGTCGCCGGAGGAAGCCTGGAAAGGCAAGATCGTCACGGCAAATGGTGTAAAGATAGGCTTTATCGCCGCGTCATACTCGTCATACAATGACGGCGGCACCGGACGAAACCCATTTGTCGCCAGGATCGAGGATGTCGAACTAATGCGCAATTCGATCGCGAGTTTGCGAAATGAAGGGTGTCAATTTGTGGTCGTCGCGATGCACGCCGGTATCGAATACACGCGGCGGCCGCATCAGCCGCAGATCGATTTTGGCCACGCCGCAATTGATAACGGCGCGGATATGGTGATCGGAGCGCATCCGCACTGGATCCAGACGATCGAAAATTATCGCGGCAAATACATCTTTTATTCGCTCGGAAACTTCATATTTGACCAGCGCAAACCGGACACGATGGAGGGGCTTATGCTCAAGATCTCGGTCGCTCACGACGGCGGTGTAAACGTCGAGAAGACAGCGCGGCTCGAGCAAGTGGAGCTGCTGCCGGTCATCGTCGAGCGTTTCGGTGCCCCGCGCAGCACTACGGCGGCCGAGTCAGCCGCGATCGTGCGAAAGATCGGCGTGACCGATCCCATACTTTTGCCAAAATAA
- a CDS encoding universal stress protein gives MKILIATDGSSFSTAAVEMAAQLLPNRSDTQVKLISVYEKLGPMVTEPFGVSIEHYREAENAERKLAEEAVISSSDKLRASFPDMKFTIETEVVRGRSSRIIVETAAEWQADMIVVGSHGYGFWERNLLGSVSDAVVHQAHCTVLVVRSAPE, from the coding sequence ATGAAAATACTCATTGCGACCGATGGTTCGTCGTTTAGCACGGCGGCCGTGGAGATGGCAGCGCAATTATTACCGAATCGATCGGATACACAGGTCAAGTTGATCTCGGTCTATGAAAAGTTGGGGCCGATGGTCACGGAGCCATTCGGTGTCTCGATCGAACATTATCGCGAAGCCGAAAATGCCGAGCGAAAACTCGCCGAAGAAGCGGTCATTAGCTCCAGCGATAAGTTGCGCGCGAGCTTTCCGGATATGAAATTTACGATCGAGACCGAGGTGGTACGCGGTCGATCGTCGCGTATCATCGTGGAGACAGCGGCCGAATGGCAGGCCGATATGATCGTTGTGGGTTCGCACGGCTATGGTTTTTGGGAACGCAACCTGCTTGGTTCGGTCTCAGACGCAGTTGTTCATCAGGCACATTGTACGGTGCTGGTCGTTAGGTCGGCGCCCGAATAG